In the genome of Limnothrix sp. FACHB-406, the window GCAACAACAGTTCGATCGCCACCAACCAAGGGGATAGGGCCCGGTTCGCGATCGCCTGTTCCGCCACTGCCGCACCGCACTTAACCAGGGCCCGCGCCAGGGCATTGGGATCCCCTGTTTCGGCGGCCCCGAGCCGATCGGCTTCGGCCTGGCGCGATCGACTCCAACCAAACAGGGCCCAACGCTCCACCCGATACAGCCCATAGGCCAGGGCCGACAAACCCACCGCCCCCAGCTTGGCGGGCCAAAGCTGCCAGGTTTCCGCCAATTGCGCCGCCCATTGATGCAAACCATAGGGCAGCAGCAACACCACCGTGGCCCAACTAGCGATCGCACTGTCGCCGCGATCAATCTGGCTATATTGAGCGGCCACCAAAGTTGCCAGTTCCCCATCACTCAGACCATCGATCGCCCCTTGACTAATGGCTAGGCGAGCTTGGGCCGGCAACCAACCGTAGACCACCACCACCGGCAGATCCGTGGTTAGCAACCGGAGATAGGGAACCGGGCGATTGCGCGATCGCACCAGTCGCTGCAACAGGCGCGCCGTTTCCGGCCGCTGGGCAGACAGTTCTGAGAACTTGCGCGTTTGGCTGCCCCAACGGTGCATCACCTCATCCAACAGCCAGGGCAACCCCAAAAACAGCAGCCCCAAGGCGATCCAAGCCGAAACCGAGGGATCATCGGTGATGTAGGGCGTGGCCTCTCCCCAAATCGGCAACCAAGGCAACAAAACCGACAGCCAATCCAGCAGTTTGTTATAGGTGGCGGTTCCCAACAGGACAGACTGTTGCACGATCGAGGCCAAAAGCACGATCGCGATCGCCTGGCTCACCAACCGCTGTCCCCAAGGCCTTGGGGTCAAAGCCGTTCGGCGATCGGCTCGCCCCCCGTTGCGCCATTGAACGCTGTAGGGTTCGGGGGTTTGGGCATCCGTCGCCGCCGGAGGTTGCGTTTCCGGTGCAGTCGTCTCTACCGTTGTCACCACCGCCATCACGGCCGGCGGGCGATCGGGATTGGAAGACAAGGACGGGGAACCGGCTACGGCACTTGGGGGAAGATCCGATTTCGATGGGGATGTTGGTGCGGTTTCGGGGGCGATCGCCGGATTCGTCCCCGGGTCAGCGCTCGCAGATCCCGATGAGGAGGCCAAAGCAGAAGACCCCGAGGCTGGAGACCCCAAAGCTGGCGATCCGGGATGAGGATTCAACGCCACCCGCACCACCTGGGTTCGCTTCCCGATCGCCTGGGGATCCGTTAGGGGCACAAATCCCGCATTTCCCGCTTCCAGGGGCACAAATCCCGGATCCTCGGCGGCTTTGGGTTTTGGGGTGAGCGGCGGTGGGGGCGGCGGCTTCAGTTGCGATCGCGCTTGGGTTGCCCATTGGCGCACCTGGGGGTTGGGATGGTTCAGCAGCAATTCACAAAGGGCGATCGCCTTGGTCCATTGCCCCACAGCTCGATAAGCCCCCACCAGGGCCGCCTGGGCCCGAGCCTGCTCTGCCCCCGTCAAGGTGGTGCTGGCCGTTTCCAATGGGGCGATCGCCGCCGCCGGTTGCCCCTGCTTCAGGGCCGCCAAACCCGCTTGGAGCTGCGATCGCGCCCCCTCTGCCCCCAACTCCGCCATAGTTTCAACCCAAAACTAGCCAACCCAAGACGCAGAATTCGACGGTTGCTCAACCGTTCAACTTCCGAATCCAAATCTAAAGGCTAGTGTGCCCATCAGGCTCCCCCGGCCGCCACCGATAGACCCGCAAATTGACCCGATCGGCTGCATCAAACTGCACCCCCTCCCGTTCCAGCAACGCCCGCTGCAAATAATCATTGCCCTGCCGAAACGGTGAGTAGGAAATTTCCCCCCGCGCATTCACGACCCGTTGCCAAGGAATGTCTCGATCGTCCCCCGCCACCCGTGCCAGGGCATAGCCCACTAACCGCGCCTTGCCCGCCAAGTTGGCCAGCTCGGCCACTTGCCCATAGGTTGCCACCTTGCCTGGGGGAATTTGCTGAACCACCGCATAAATTTGGGCATAAACCGTCATTGAATTGCCATTGCTCCTCAACCGCCCGATCGCTATTCAAGCCGATACTCAAGCCAAGATCAAAGCCAAAATCTAAAATCAGACTTTCAATAATATTCGCTAAGATTTCAGCCAGGTTTCACCTAGGGCTGAAAGCGGCCACCACCGCCGCCAGCCATATTTTTAAATTGCGTAAACTGCGAATCAAACAATAGACGAACTGTGCCCGTTGGGCCGTTACGGTGCTTGGTCAGCAACACTTCTGCAATTCCCCGATCGGGAGTATCTGGGTTATAATATTCTTCTCTATAAAGCATTAAGATTAAGTCCGCATCTTGCTCAATACTGTTATGAACAATGATGTTATTTGCCACGAAATTGTGATGCTCTGGGACTGTTAAATCAAAAACCTCTTCTTCTCCATCTGGCTCGATCGAAACCACTTCATCCCAATAGACATCGCTATTAGCCAGATTTTTTAAGCTGCTCGAATCCAGAACTTCTGCAATTCTATTCAAACGTTCACGACTGAGATTCTGTTGATAAAGTGCCGTTCCACAATATCGAGTACCCAAAGCATTTTGGAATTGTCGCTGAGTCATTCCAAACTCAGAAATTATTGCCAAGATCTGGTTTGACCAAACTCTAGACGGAATGACATCTCGATTGGTATTCGCAGAATGTGAATCAAGGTATTCACAAACCGACTGTAGAGCAGTTTGTTTTCTAATGCCATAGGCTCCAACTTGTTGAACAAAGCGGCAAAGATCTTCATGACCTGTAACAACCACATGATATTGATCTCGCCCTTTACCCTTCTGAGAAATTTTCTTGAGCCTTGCATTGATGCCTAGTCTAAGCAGAAGTGTTTGTACGCCTTCTGCCAAGTGCCAACTGCTGGAAGAATAATAAGCAAGGGGGCGTAGATTTTTCCCACGCAGGAGATGAATCGAGCCGTCGGTAGCCCATAGGTGTTTCAGAAATTTGGCAATGGTCAAATCATCCTGACGAAACATCAGCTCTGGGATGTATTTTTCCCATGACCGCAATCCAAAAATTCCAAACTGATCTAGCCACTCTGCTACTGGATTCCGAACACCATGCGTTAAAGGAGTGGCAGATGATAAATAGACTTGATACCAGTTTCGCTCAGGTTTAATGCGTGCTTGGATATCGTCGCCAAACACTTGAACCGCCAGTTTTTGAACAGCGGTTGCCAAATCTAAATCCACTGTTGTGTACTGAATCGCGTGGCGCGGAAGAGTACAACCATCACCAATGAGATGACCCATCAGGGCAACTTCTGGCTGTGTGATAGTCGTAGTTTGATTCGGGGCAAGCTGGCGCGGCAGAGCAATTCTCATGCGCTGTTGCAAGCAATCGAGCCGCAGCCAGCCATCTAAAGTTAGAAATTGGTGGTTAGCTGTTGCACGAATTTGACGACCCAGACGAGTGGTTAAACGGAAGACCGGTTTAATTCCTGTTGAAAAAGCATGGCTAACTCGCTTAGACTCTAGTTTCCAGGTAATTGGATTTAAAGCCAGTACAGAGAAGTTTTTTCGTCCAACAAGTTGACGAATGGGTACTCGCTGGCCGCTATCAGCCATGAGCACCAAAGTATCGCCGGTTAAGCAACCTGACTCGCGCAGATCCGACATCATTGGTCGCTTATTTGTTCGTGATTCTACGCTACGACTGAGCTGAGATAGGGCCAAGATTGGCACATTTAATTCCCGAGCCAGGGCCTTGAGCGATCGGGTAATTTTTGACAACTCCTGTACCCGGTTATCACCGCCTCCTTCCATCAATTGCAGGTAATCAATCACAATTAGTCCCAATGCGCCGCCGCGTTCCGCTTGCAGGCGACGGGCTTTTGATCGCATTTCTGTAATTGAAATATCCGCTGTGTCGTCAATATAAAGCTTCAGATTAGAAAGACCTTGAATGGCCGACCCAATTCGCCCCCATTCGTTTTCGCTAATCCGTCCCGATCGCAGGCGATTGCTTTCAATTTGCGCTTCGCTGGAGAGCATCCGATACATCAGTTGCTCTTTCGACATTTCTAGACTAAAAATGGCGATCGGGAGGTTATGAATTGCAGCCACATTGCGAGCCGCATTCATCACAAAACTGGTTTTGCCCATTGAGGGCCGACCCGCCACAATGATCAAATCCGATCGCTGGAATCCCTGAGTCATCGCATCTAGATCATAGAAGCCGCTGCTCAGTCCCGGCATCTGAGATTCCAGGGCCCGACTTTCCAGCTCAAAGAATGCTTCCGAGAGAATCACCTCCGCAGAAGTCAAATCGTTTTTGGCTTTGGATTGGGTGATATTAAACAGGCGCTGCTCTGCGCGATCGAGCAATTTTGCCAACTCTTCCCTATTGTCAAATGCCAACTGCGCAATATCACCGCCCACGGAAATTAGCTGTCGCCGCACATATTTATCGGCAATCAAAAGGGCATAGCGATCAATATTGACTGCGCTAACGGTGCGATCGAGCAGTTGCGATATTTTTTGTGAGCCGCCTACTTTTTCTAAGAGATCTCGATCCTTCAACCAAGTGGTCACCGATAGCAAATCCGTAGGATTGCCTCGGGCGTGCAATTCACGCATGGCTTCAAAAATGGTGCGGTGGGCACTTAAATAAAACGCCTCCGGTGTCAGAATTTCAGCAACGCGGTTCATCGCTTCCGGATCTAGCAAAATGCCGCCGAGGATCGACTCTTCCGCGTCAATATTTTGCGGCGGCAGTCGATCGCTCACGGTCGAAAAATCAAGCGACTCACTCATATTGCAAACAAGTTTGATCGATGGGTTCGCGATCGCAAAAATAAAGAAAATAGGGAATCTAATAGGAAATTCAGGGCCATGCGCATTCTGATCGGCACTATGCCACAGAAATGGGGGCTGGAACTAGCCAGACCCCCATGGGCGTGAGTTGCTCGGAATCCCGCTGGGGATCTGAGCGATGGATAGGATATTCAGGACAGGCATGATGGAGAGCGGGCCACCAGCGATCGACCATGAGCGATCGCCTAGCTGATGTGCCCAGACATCCCGGCGGCAATCCTACTCGGCAATCACTTCGATCGTCGCCGTTGCCACCACTTCCGGGTGCAACTTCAGCGACACCGTGTACTTGCCCAGCTTGTTAATTTCGGGCAAGGTCATATCGCGGTGATCCAAATCGATCCCGGCGTATTCCTTCACCTTGTCAGCCACTTCGCGGGTGGTCACAGTTCCAAAGATCGCATCGCCTTCGCCCACCGACTTGGCAATCCGCAGCGTGCCCACGGTAGACAGAGCCGTTTTGTTGGCTTCTGCGCGTTGTTTTTCTTCAATCTTGCGTTGGCGCTCGGCCTCGCGGCGGCGCTCCACTTGCTTCAAAATTCCAGGGGTTACGTTAACGGCTGCCCCCTGAGGCAGCAGGTAGTTGCGGGCATAACCGGGAGCCACTTCTACCAAATCGCCGGTCTTACCCAGCTTGCTAACGTCTTTGCTCAGAACTACTTGAACTCGCTTAGCCATGGTTGAGGATATCGTGTGTTGGGCTGTTGATGGGCGGGTCGCTGGGTAAGCACTCGGGCACTGCGCAATTACGGTGTAGGAGCGATGTCACGCGCACCGATCGCGCCCCACTCAACAAACTTTTAGACATTGCCAGACAAAAGGCAATTTCCAATATTAACAGCTATGTCGAGCTTGGCAGCAGTCTGAGGACGAAGATTCATCAGCGAAGCCTGGCGGAAATTGTCTAAATCCTTAGCGTGTGCCCGATCCCTGGCTGCGGCTGGGGCCGCCGGAGTCTGGAGGGGTGGGCGCTGGCTGTTGGGCGGCCGCTCGCAGTAACCAACTCTGCTCGGGAGAACCGGCCAGGGCAAAGCGCTGGCCCCGACCCAGCCAAGACCAGGGTTCCACCACCGCCAACAGCCCCCAAGCCAAAATCACCATTCCTTTGATCAGGGGTTGCGATCGATCCAGGATCGCAGCGGATCGACTTTCGCCCATAACCAATCTTGCTGATTCCCCTTCCGATCGGTGCATGAGTCGTTGGGGGCGAACCACTGTCCTTCGATCGCAACAGTCCAACATCACAAACCTCCCTAGTGCTTCAAAAACACAAATTAAAGGGCGAAGCTTAACAAGCAATCAAACCGAAACTGAATGGTTAATGGTGATTTTTGAATAGCAATGATTCATTTCAGGCATTCATTTCAGTCATTTATTTCAGTTATTCATTGTTGCAATTCATTAAAATCATGAATTGCAAATCATCAATCGCAAATGATTGATCACAAGCGGCTGATTACAACGGTTAACAGCATGGTTCACAGGCTGATCACAGTTGGTCACGGTTGGTCAGAACCGCTACCACCCCAAAAAATTGATGACCTAGCAGGGGATGCTCCCGATCGTGATGTTGGTTTCCAAACAATCCATCAAATTACGAAACAATAAACAAACATCATGATCAGAGTGATCTTGACTGATCTTTGACGGTCTCAGCATGATGATGAAAACTAAGTTCATGGAACCTAATTGGCACAAACTCAGTCGGTGGTCATCAAACTCAGGCTTTCAAAGGTTGCAATCAAGAGTCGTAACCCAAAATTGCAGCTTCAAGTTACAACTTGTAATCGCGACTCAGAATCTTGACCCCGAATCTCAACTCAAGATTGCAACTCAAGATTGCGGCTTAAAATCGCAACTTTAGGGCTGCTTCTACGGTTCCGTGGGCAAGCTTTGGAGCTTCGGTTTTAGCACTGATTTTACGCATTGACCATAGCCCTCTAGTAGTACCGTAGAACGGATATGGGTAACTCATCAGATCTCTTGAGAATTCTGAAGAAAATCTTAATATCCACCATCATAGCCACTACTAGTCTGGTGAATTTCCTGTGCCTCGACCGCTAATTCACCTCAGCACAAAATGCCTGAAACCTTTACCAAAGCTGGGTTTCCAGGATCATCAGGTGGGCTTTCTTATATCTGATAAATTGCTCAATTAAACCCACAATCATTCCCGACTACGGCCCCATCGGGCCGAGCCGCAACCGTCGTCCAAGCTCCGTGCTCCTATTCCGTACCCCCGTTCCGTGCCCCTGTTGCGCCTAAGTTTCCCATTCCCAATCAGGGCTAATCATCGAAGAAAAATCCGGTTCATTAGCCCTGAGCGGGATTGGTTAAACTTTTTGAGCAATCCATGACATGGAATTAAAGAAAATACCAAATTTTGGCGAAAATTCGTAAAAATTCAGGGACGATCGCCTGTGGAAATCCTGCAAGTGATTAATGGTTGGCGATCGGCGCTTTTTGCTGCGGCTAGGCTGCTTGTTGCGGCTATTGATTTAACCACTCCATGAGTTCGGCGGGGCTGAGTCCCAAATCTTTGGCCAGGCGATCGGTGTCGCTGCTGCCGCCAGCATCGCGGATTTCGGCCAGTTCTTGCGCCGATCGCCCCACAATTCGGGCAATGTTTTTGAGCTGCCCGTCATTAATCGGCCGCCCTTCGTAAATATCCTTCAGCTCGGGAGGCGAAAGACGATAGGAATCGCAAAATTGCACAAACTCCTGGCTCCCCATGCCCAGGGCGGCTTGGCGATCGCGCAGCAGGTAGGCAATGGCACGGGGGCCGCTGGTGGGGCGAATGGTGGTTTCCAAGTACCGCAACATCAGTTGGCCCACCTGTTGGGAGTTGCCGCCCATTTTGGCCACCATGTCGGAGCAAAGGCGCTTGAAAGCTAAGCGCAACACGGTGTTGGTCGCTTCTAGTTTCTTTTCGCGATCGAACAGCTCAGACAACTGGTTAGCAAATTCACTGGTGCACCATCCCACCTCTTCGCCGTTGATGGTGAGGCTGGAATACCAACGCTGGGGGCCAAATTGCACCTTGGGGCTGTCTGTCGCCACGATCGTCTCCTTATGCAAACGCAGGTATATGCAGGGCCTGAAAATCCTGAAAACACTGAGCGGGTTGGGTCGATCGGGGTTCGGGGCGTTGGCGACGCAGAATTCTGAATTCGCAGCTTGCCTTGGCCTTGGTCGATGCAACCCTCTCCATCATCATCATCCATGATCAGCTCTGACCATTGAGAGATCATCCCCGGCCCTTCAGCATCATGGATGATCAAAACCAGGGACGATCAGACGATTAAATGATTTTCTAACGATTTTATGGACGATTGAATGCTGATTGGATGATTTGTTAATGATTATGGGGATTTCAGGCGAAACTAGCCGCGCCCGCCACCGAAAGCCCCAACCACGAGCGGCGGCCGAAACGCCCAAAACCGCTTTTTCGATGTTTTGCAATTAACTCTCGGGCAAATTGGGTCGATCGAGGGGCCGACAAAAGGTTTCGACTCCTTGATGGCTGACCCACAGAACCACGGGCAACAGCAACACGGCCGGACAGGGGGGCTGATCATCCAAATAGCCCAGGGTGGCTGCGATCGCCCCTTGGGCTAGGGATTGGCGAACCGGTTCTTGCACACAGAGCCGGGCGCGACATCGCTTGGCCAAGCCTTCCAACCAACCATCACTGCGATCGGGCTGTTGACCGGCCCGAATGGCCAGGGCGATCGCCGCATCTTCGAGATCGCCTTCGCAATCTTCAATCTCTGCCAGGGCCTCCAAAGCAGTGGGATATTCTGCTAACTCAACCCGCAGTTGGGCGATCCTGTCCGTTGACACTACCAAACGATTTTCGTTGCTCATAAAATCCGCAATTCGTCCGCAATCGATCGGCCTGCCTCAGTCCAGCACCCGCGAGCTAGAGACTGGCGACCCCTTCTAGCAACCAACATCAACAGAAATATCAAACAGAAAAATCAACCAGAGGAAATATCAAACCGATCATCAACTCATCAACAAAAACGTTAGCCAAGCCCATGTACTCAACCATTGACTCAGCCCATGTACTCAACCATTGACCCAGCCGATGGACTAAACCAACTCAGTGATTTGGTTCGTCTAGTCCGCCGGTCAAGGCCAATGGTCAAGCCCATGGGCCGCTGTCCATTTAGTACAAATACACTTCGCCCTGTTCGGTCACGTTCACGTAGTTCACATCGTGATCAATGTTGTCGGTGGCGGTTAACACCAGCTCCAGATCGCCTTGGGGGGTCACGGTGGGGCGAGCCAACAGAAAACCCCGATCGGCCCGATATAACACCAGATTGCTCGGGGTGGGCAACATCTCCAAAACGCTGGTGGCGCGATCGGGAGAGTCTAGCTGACCGGTCAACAGGCGATCGCCCGTTACGCCAATCACCTCAAAGGCCACCTTGGCATTGGTGAAATTCACTAACCGCACAGTCACCTTGCCACCCTTGAGGGCCAAGCGCGAGGCGGGCAATGGAAAACGAGCTGGCAAGGGCAGCCGGTTTGCTTCGGCGCGCGTGTTGGGGCTGTTGGGCACGGCGCGGGCCGGTGCGGGGGTGGGGGTTTGGGGACGGGCTGGCGGGCTGGCGGGCTGTTGGCCAGCGGCACAGGGACAAGCGCACTGGCATTGGCCAGCGGCCGGTGGCCGAGGCGGGGCTGTTTCCGCCGTCACGGACTGACTTAAACCCAAAACACCGCCATACAGAAGGGCCACCGCCCCGATCGCTCCCATGCCCGATCGCCCCAGAAAACGCCGTACCATCGCTTTACTCCTCAAAAATCGAAAAAAATCGAATACCCACCACAAGGTTGTCTCAATGCAGCATCAAGCGGCATCTGAATTCAATCAAACTCAAACCAGAATCAAACTCAAATCTCAACGAGGCCGATGAGGACCCTTGGGCCCATCCTCTCGCCAAGGCGGAATCAGGGTTTTGAAGACCCGATCGAAGATCGTTAAATCGAAGATCGTTAATTAGCCCTCAAGATCCTAATCCTAGAGATCCTGAATCCGAGAGATCCTAGGGCTTTTGGAACTCCCAAGGCTTCCGAAAATCTTCCGCCGGCACGCCTTGCAGCGCCTTCAGCATAAACTCCCGCCAGATGGGAGCCACATAGCTGCCCCCCGTGGCCCCATAGCCGATCGGGCGGTAATTGTCATTCCCCGCCCAAACCGCCACCGACAGTTGCGGCACATAGCCCACAAACCAAATATCCCGCTCTGAGTCCGTTGTGCCCGTTTTGCCCGCCGCTGGCCGGCCAATATTGGCCGTCTTAGCCGTGCCGTTGGTAATCACCCCCCGCAGCGTATCCGTGAGGGTTGCCGTCGCCCAAGGATCCAGCACCAGTTGCGGCCGGGGCGTGTTGTCTAAGAGCACTTTCCCGCTGCTGTCGGTCACCTGCACAATAAACGTGGTGTCCGAATGCCAGCCATTATTGGCAAACGTGGCATAGGCTCCCGCCATTTCCAACGGGGTCACGTCCTCCGACCCCAACGGCAAGGACAGCACCGGCTCCAGCGGGCTTTGGAAACCCAACAGCCGACAGGTTTCAATCACCTTGTTCAGCCCCACCTCCTGGCCCAGGCGCACCACGGGAATATTCAACGAAATTTCCAAGGCCCGCCGAATCGAAACCGAGCCGGAAAAGCCGCCCCCGTAGTTTTTGGGTCGATACATCACGCCCCCATCGTTGTAGCTGACGGGTGTGTCATTCACGGCGGAGTTGGGCGTGTAACGGCCGGTGGCAAAGGCCGCGTAATACACAAAAGGTTTGAAGGCAGATCCCGGCTGGCGCATGGCCTGAATGGCCCGGTTGAACTGGCTCTTGCGATAGTCCACGCCGCCCACCATGGCCTTCACGAAGTGGGTGCGCGGATCCACCGCCACCAGGGCCACTTGATCCGCTCGCAACCCGCGCGATCGCATCCGGGCGTGGGCAGCGCTGACGGTGGC includes:
- a CDS encoding M48 family metalloprotease; this encodes MAELGAEGARSQLQAGLAALKQGQPAAAIAPLETASTTLTGAEQARAQAALVGAYRAVGQWTKAIALCELLLNHPNPQVRQWATQARSQLKPPPPPPLTPKPKAAEDPGFVPLEAGNAGFVPLTDPQAIGKRTQVVRVALNPHPGSPALGSPASGSSALASSSGSASADPGTNPAIAPETAPTSPSKSDLPPSAVAGSPSLSSNPDRPPAVMAVVTTVETTAPETQPPAATDAQTPEPYSVQWRNGGRADRRTALTPRPWGQRLVSQAIAIVLLASIVQQSVLLGTATYNKLLDWLSVLLPWLPIWGEATPYITDDPSVSAWIALGLLFLGLPWLLDEVMHRWGSQTRKFSELSAQRPETARLLQRLVRSRNRPVPYLRLLTTDLPVVVVYGWLPAQARLAISQGAIDGLSDGELATLVAAQYSQIDRGDSAIASWATVVLLLPYGLHQWAAQLAETWQLWPAKLGAVGLSALAYGLYRVERWALFGWSRSRQAEADRLGAAETGDPNALARALVKCGAAVAEQAIANRALSPWLVAIELLLPFSPTCAAIEGSFHPIAPPEPLWAWGRRNPYRTWLQLNHTHPLTGQRMATLAELAVRWRLEPEFEASDRAAQDQQQRYLPPLPRARPLRPTTPQTLWLQSGPWVGMVAGVGVALLLWVIGGLGRLLNHPIGWMWADRSLLWGLAWMGCGLGIFLRLNAFFPEIRGRLPLIFNNADGPPLASALAEPNALPIDAVMVKVSGRLLGRSGWANGLWQDLWLQTPSGLLPLHLASRWGWLGTLIRQSRQELPIGSPVMVTGWLRRGGIPWIDVESLNLVQGRLTSTTSLVSPDAHPLRSVLLGAIAVAIGFSILMRYRWF
- the rplI gene encoding 50S ribosomal protein L9 gives rise to the protein MAKRVQVVLSKDVSKLGKTGDLVEVAPGYARNYLLPQGAAVNVTPGILKQVERRREAERQRKIEEKQRAEANKTALSTVGTLRIAKSVGEGDAIFGTVTTREVADKVKEYAGIDLDHRDMTLPEINKLGKYTVSLKLHPEVVATATIEVIAE
- a CDS encoding penicillin-binding protein 1A; this translates as MWRLVVGAGQITGGTLLTVTMLGSAAVAGALVGLAVSFRNLPDVRILQTYTPSETSYIYDIKGRVLASLHDEANRVVVPLNQISPHLKRAVIAIEDSSFYQHPGINPGSIMRALVTNLERGRTSEGGSTLTMQLVKNLFLSPQRRISRKVAEAVLSLRLEQILKKDEILELYLNQVYWGHNNYGIETASRSYFGKAAADLNLAESAMLAGLIQAPEDYSPFLNFERAKQRQAIVLGRMLDLGWITPAEELAARNQPLNLGKSTSFQSSKLPYVTEAVTQELKKRFRREDLFKGGMRIQTTVDFDFQTMAEATVSAAHARMRSRGLRADQVALVAVDPRTHFVKAMVGGVDYRKSQFNRAIQAMRQPGSAFKPFVYYAAFATGRYTPNSAVNDTPVSYNDGGVMYRPKNYGGGFSGSVSIRRALEISLNIPVVRLGQEVGLNKVIETCRLLGFQSPLEPVLSLPLGSEDVTPLEMAGAYATFANNGWHSDTTFIVQVTDSSGKVLLDNTPRPQLVLDPWATATLTDTLRGVITNGTAKTANIGRPAAGKTGTTDSERDIWFVGYVPQLSVAVWAGNDNYRPIGYGATGGSYVAPIWREFMLKALQGVPAEDFRKPWEFQKP
- a CDS encoding MGMT family protein, which encodes MTVYAQIYAVVQQIPPGKVATYGQVAELANLAGKARLVGYALARVAGDDRDIPWQRVVNARGEISYSPFRQGNDYLQRALLEREGVQFDAADRVNLRVYRWRPGEPDGHTSL
- a CDS encoding replicative DNA helicase, with amino-acid sequence MSESLDFSTVSDRLPPQNIDAEESILGGILLDPEAMNRVAEILTPEAFYLSAHRTIFEAMRELHARGNPTDLLSVTTWLKDRDLLEKVGGSQKISQLLDRTVSAVNIDRYALLIADKYVRRQLISVGGDIAQLAFDNREELAKLLDRAEQRLFNITQSKAKNDLTSAEVILSEAFFELESRALESQMPGLSSGFYDLDAMTQGFQRSDLIIVAGRPSMGKTSFVMNAARNVAAIHNLPIAIFSLEMSKEQLMYRMLSSEAQIESNRLRSGRISENEWGRIGSAIQGLSNLKLYIDDTADISITEMRSKARRLQAERGGALGLIVIDYLQLMEGGGDNRVQELSKITRSLKALARELNVPILALSQLSRSVESRTNKRPMMSDLRESGCLTGDTLVLMADSGQRVPIRQLVGRKNFSVLALNPITWKLESKRVSHAFSTGIKPVFRLTTRLGRQIRATANHQFLTLDGWLRLDCLQQRMRIALPRQLAPNQTTTITQPEVALMGHLIGDGCTLPRHAIQYTTVDLDLATAVQKLAVQVFGDDIQARIKPERNWYQVYLSSATPLTHGVRNPVAEWLDQFGIFGLRSWEKYIPELMFRQDDLTIAKFLKHLWATDGSIHLLRGKNLRPLAYYSSSSWHLAEGVQTLLLRLGINARLKKISQKGKGRDQYHVVVTGHEDLCRFVQQVGAYGIRKQTALQSVCEYLDSHSANTNRDVIPSRVWSNQILAIISEFGMTQRQFQNALGTRYCGTALYQQNLSRERLNRIAEVLDSSSLKNLANSDVYWDEVVSIEPDGEEEVFDLTVPEHHNFVANNIIVHNSIEQDADLILMLYREEYYNPDTPDRGIAEVLLTKHRNGPTGTVRLLFDSQFTQFKNMAGGGGGRFQP